A single window of Methanoregula sp. DNA harbors:
- a CDS encoding ATP-binding cassette domain-containing protein, with amino-acid sequence MHAIEVAHIFKKFGTLTALDDVNFSVSEGETFGFLGPNGAGKTTTIRILTGISKPTGGTAKIFGDDIIEETTAARKQMGIVHETSNIYDDLSAWQNLMFAAELYTVAKKEREVRGKELLELFGLWERRNDKVHGFSKGMKRRLTLAMGLINNPRLLFLDEPTSGLDVQSNLIIRQVIRDLNAKGVTVFLTTHNIEEANLTCDRVAIINRGRIAAIDSPERLKKTIQSAQSIEVAFDPSDPRRLDELKQIPMVSEVRKEGDKYRLFTEDPAEVIAAMMEYAKDHNCRVLSMTTYGPSLEDVFIKLTGLDIRTKGVSTVD; translated from the coding sequence ATGCATGCGATCGAGGTCGCCCATATTTTTAAAAAATTTGGTACCCTGACCGCATTGGACGACGTTAATTTTTCAGTGTCAGAGGGTGAGACTTTCGGTTTTCTCGGTCCTAACGGTGCGGGAAAGACCACAACCATCCGCATCCTGACCGGGATCAGCAAACCCACCGGAGGGACTGCAAAAATTTTTGGAGACGACATCATAGAGGAGACAACCGCCGCCCGCAAACAGATGGGTATTGTGCACGAAACATCGAACATCTACGATGATCTCAGCGCATGGCAGAACCTGATGTTTGCTGCCGAACTCTACACCGTGGCAAAAAAAGAGCGCGAAGTCCGGGGAAAAGAACTTCTCGAACTCTTCGGGCTGTGGGAGCGACGAAATGACAAAGTCCACGGCTTTTCAAAAGGGATGAAGCGCAGGCTCACCCTTGCCATGGGGCTTATCAACAATCCCCGGCTCCTGTTTCTTGATGAGCCCACATCCGGACTTGACGTGCAGAGCAACCTTATCATACGGCAAGTGATCCGCGATCTCAATGCAAAAGGGGTCACGGTATTTCTTACAACCCATAATATTGAAGAGGCAAACCTGACCTGTGATCGTGTTGCGATCATCAACCGGGGGCGCATCGCCGCAATAGATTCTCCGGAACGGTTAAAAAAGACAATCCAGAGCGCCCAGTCGATCGAGGTGGCATTCGATCCGTCAGATCCCCGCCGGTTGGATGAGTTAAAACAGATCCCGATGGTAAGCGAAGTCAGGAAAGAGGGGGACAAGTACCGGCTTTTTACGGAAGACCCGGCCGAAGTGATCGCAGCCATGATGGAGTATGCAAAGGACCATAACTGCAGGGTACTAAGCATGACCACATACGGCCCGAGCCTTGAAGACGTTTTCATCAAACTGACAGGACTTGATATCAGGACAAAAGGGGTGAGCACCGTTGACTGA
- a CDS encoding ABC transporter permease produces MTDPAHLHGQLYAELNAAWAIAKKDIAIYYFKPNIIVSGALFPLFMFLAFAVGKPAEPSVMIPGLIAITILFSSSSIEPVSIPIERRMKTFDRLVSAPVSLHAIVLGESMSGFFYSICIGFIPLIAGLLIFEAFPISIIPLVSGIVLTSFCFATMGTLFAAYPTESPGDIMSMLNMVRLPLIFISGVFIPLESIPSIGQVAGFFSPLTYGNDLIRAAYLGDTHFNPFIDIAMLCTFILIFQLVANRLYNKFNE; encoded by the coding sequence TTGACTGATCCGGCTCACCTGCACGGGCAGCTCTATGCGGAACTTAACGCCGCATGGGCAATTGCAAAAAAAGATATTGCGATCTATTACTTCAAGCCAAATATCATCGTCTCAGGTGCACTCTTCCCCCTTTTCATGTTCCTTGCATTTGCCGTTGGAAAACCAGCGGAGCCATCTGTCATGATCCCGGGGCTTATCGCGATCACGATCCTCTTCTCATCATCGTCTATCGAACCGGTATCAATCCCTATCGAACGGCGGATGAAGACATTTGACCGGCTTGTATCTGCACCCGTTTCCCTGCATGCAATAGTGCTTGGCGAGAGCATGAGTGGTTTTTTCTACAGTATCTGTATCGGATTCATCCCGCTCATTGCCGGCCTGCTCATCTTTGAGGCTTTTCCCATAAGCATCATTCCGCTTGTATCCGGAATCGTCCTGACTTCCTTCTGCTTTGCGACGATGGGAACCCTGTTTGCAGCATACCCGACAGAGAGCCCCGGGGATATCATGTCCATGCTGAACATGGTCAGGCTTCCCCTGATATTCATATCCGGCGTCTTCATCCCGTTAGAGTCCATCCCTTCCATCGGGCAGGTTGCCGGGTTCTTTTCCCCGCTTACGTACGGGAATGATCTTATCCGTGCTGCATATCTGGGAGATACGCACTTCAACCCGTTTATCGATATTGCGATGCTGTGCACCTTTATTTTGATCTTCCAGCTCGTCGCAAACCGTTTGTACAACAAATTCAATGAGTGA
- a CDS encoding DUF5591 domain-containing protein — protein sequence MGENEDPAGSKTGQKDFLTGPPFYLKEFEKSYRYIIDKYDVTPRDIAIFLPCAVRKPYSASPSHQLIRMVISQVFDPSQYHIVVFGTCGIVPAELEEMYPFAHYRYMLGKCKDKQVLEDFLRIETERVAAYLDKTRHVYKYRIGYCLGIFREALIRGSKEAGVPIDLILPTRDMINRIVEEEDCVFEEGSLSMEEYLGEFCDELVRFRNSQYRV from the coding sequence ATGGGTGAAAATGAGGACCCGGCGGGGTCAAAGACCGGCCAGAAGGATTTCCTGACAGGTCCGCCTTTTTACTTAAAGGAGTTTGAAAAGTCATACCGGTATATCATCGACAAATATGACGTTACACCCCGCGACATTGCGATCTTTTTGCCCTGTGCGGTCCGGAAACCGTACAGTGCGAGCCCCAGCCACCAGCTCATCAGGATGGTAATCTCGCAGGTCTTTGACCCTTCGCAGTACCATATTGTGGTCTTTGGGACCTGCGGGATTGTCCCTGCCGAACTCGAAGAGATGTACCCGTTTGCCCATTACAGGTACATGCTCGGGAAATGCAAAGACAAACAAGTCCTTGAGGATTTTCTCAGAATTGAAACGGAGCGGGTCGCGGCATACCTTGACAAGACCCGGCATGTCTACAAGTACAGGATAGGGTATTGCCTGGGCATCTTCCGTGAGGCACTTATCCGGGGATCAAAAGAAGCCGGGGTGCCAATTGACCTCATTCTTCCCACCCGGGACATGATCAACAGGATAGTCGAAGAAGAAGACTGCGTTTTTGAGGAGGGGAGCCTCTCTATGGAAGAATACCTGGGAGAGTTCTGCGATGAACTGGTCAGGTTCCGGAATTCTCAATACCGGGTGTGA
- a CDS encoding RNB domain-containing ribonuclease, with product MKNHHKVDLRAIAWHAMEKYGFDPLFPQPVMEEVSALHEKTFSENQHDASDLRHLLWSSIDNHDSMDLDQIEYCERKENGKIHVRVAIADVDVYIKKHSETDQHAAHNGTSVYTGIQTFPMLPDRLSRDITSLLPDQDRIAVVIEYMVLPDGSFEPGDVYRALVCNKAKLVYEEVGAWLEGTGPVPKKVQEIPGLEEQLHLQNEASQILRKNRREQGALELDTIEAEPVVDGDAVRDLIVKRQNLARCVIEEFMVAANGTMVATLGNAGVPMIQRVVRTPKNWEGIVLAAATHGGILPDEPDAKALAKFLIRQKEADPERFPDLSLTVVKLLGPGEYMMLEPGAPPAGHFALAVIDYTHATAPNRRYVDIINQRLVKSILDKRPSPYPKDELSDQSSYLTGREKAAKKVQRFMRKAAAAVLLRHRLGESFDALVTGAADKGTYVRLITPPAEGRVIRGEKGLRVGQKVRVRLLKADPFNGFIDFERSGGR from the coding sequence ATGAAGAACCACCATAAAGTCGACCTGAGAGCCATCGCATGGCACGCGATGGAGAAGTACGGCTTTGACCCCCTGTTCCCGCAACCCGTGATGGAGGAAGTAAGTGCCCTCCATGAAAAGACGTTTTCAGAGAACCAGCATGACGCAAGCGACCTGCGCCACCTCCTCTGGTCGTCAATCGACAACCATGACTCCATGGACCTTGACCAGATCGAATACTGCGAACGAAAAGAGAACGGGAAGATACATGTCAGGGTCGCAATCGCCGATGTCGATGTCTACATAAAAAAACACTCGGAGACCGACCAGCACGCCGCTCATAACGGGACCTCCGTCTATACCGGCATCCAGACATTCCCGATGCTGCCAGACCGGCTCTCCCGGGACATCACCTCCCTGCTCCCGGATCAGGACCGGATTGCAGTCGTTATCGAATACATGGTTCTTCCTGACGGGAGCTTTGAGCCCGGGGACGTATACCGGGCCCTTGTGTGCAATAAGGCAAAACTTGTCTATGAAGAGGTCGGGGCATGGCTTGAAGGGACGGGCCCCGTCCCGAAAAAGGTACAGGAAATCCCCGGACTGGAAGAACAACTTCACCTGCAGAACGAGGCCTCACAGATCTTACGGAAAAACCGGAGAGAACAGGGAGCGCTTGAATTAGACACCATAGAAGCTGAGCCGGTTGTGGACGGAGACGCGGTCAGGGACCTCATCGTGAAGCGGCAGAACCTGGCGCGATGTGTTATCGAGGAATTTATGGTCGCAGCGAACGGGACCATGGTCGCCACACTGGGAAACGCCGGAGTACCCATGATACAACGGGTCGTGCGTACACCTAAGAACTGGGAAGGCATTGTTCTTGCCGCTGCGACGCATGGTGGGATCCTGCCCGATGAACCGGATGCAAAAGCGCTCGCAAAGTTCCTCATCCGGCAAAAAGAAGCCGACCCGGAACGCTTCCCGGACCTGTCCCTGACCGTAGTCAAACTTCTGGGGCCGGGTGAATACATGATGCTTGAACCCGGTGCACCACCGGCCGGCCATTTCGCCCTCGCTGTCATTGACTATACCCATGCCACCGCCCCGAACCGGCGCTACGTGGACATCATCAACCAGCGGCTGGTAAAATCGATCCTTGATAAACGACCAAGCCCTTACCCAAAAGATGAACTCTCTGACCAGTCCTCATACCTGACCGGCCGGGAGAAAGCAGCCAAGAAAGTCCAGCGTTTTATGCGGAAGGCTGCAGCCGCAGTGCTGCTCCGGCACAGGCTGGGGGAATCATTCGATGCGCTGGTGACCGGTGCCGCAGATAAAGGGACCTATGTCCGGCTCATCACGCCACCTGCAGAGGGGCGAGTCATACGGGGTGAAAAAGGCCTCAGGGTAGGCCAGAAGGTCCGCGTCCGTCTGCTCAAGGCAGACCCGTTCAACGGCTTTATTGACTTTGAACGTAGTGGTGGCAGGTAA
- a CDS encoding ATP-binding cassette domain-containing protein, giving the protein MNAIETYDLTRYYGTLCAVNGLTLSVDREVFALLGPNGSGKTTTVLMLTTLLHPTNGSASVCGHDIVRNGEQVRRCLSYVPQDMAIDIKLTGRENALLFARLYGVADASDRVDEVLGVMGLTDRADDLVKTYSGGMRRRLELAQALVHEPAVLFLDEPTLGLDVSARATIWEHIRALKKDGMTVFVTTHYMDEADRYCDRVGIISLGSIVALGAPSALKARLGKDVITAQVDGDFKDPRVGGVELLALANNEATFLAENGREALPLLADAFTKSGVKVRSLSLREPTLDDAFLHAVGTPKEPAGFDQTKFRTMLRRRK; this is encoded by the coding sequence ATGAATGCGATTGAGACATATGACCTGACCCGGTATTACGGGACGCTGTGTGCGGTAAACGGGCTAACCCTCTCGGTCGACCGGGAGGTATTCGCCCTGCTCGGCCCCAACGGGTCAGGCAAGACAACGACTGTGCTCATGCTCACCACTCTCCTGCACCCGACCAACGGGTCTGCATCGGTCTGCGGGCACGATATCGTGCGGAACGGGGAGCAGGTGCGCCGTTGCTTAAGCTATGTCCCGCAGGACATGGCCATAGACATCAAACTCACCGGGCGAGAGAACGCACTCCTCTTTGCCCGGTTGTACGGGGTCGCGGACGCAAGCGACCGGGTGGACGAAGTGCTCGGGGTAATGGGGCTTACCGACCGGGCAGACGACCTTGTTAAGACCTACTCCGGCGGCATGCGCCGCCGGCTCGAACTTGCACAGGCGCTTGTCCACGAACCGGCTGTTCTCTTCCTGGATGAGCCCACGCTTGGGCTCGATGTCTCCGCCCGCGCCACGATCTGGGAACATATCAGGGCACTTAAAAAAGATGGCATGACAGTCTTTGTCACTACGCACTACATGGACGAGGCCGACCGGTACTGCGACCGGGTCGGGATCATCAGCCTGGGGTCAATCGTTGCGCTCGGTGCGCCGTCTGCGCTGAAAGCCCGGCTCGGCAAGGATGTGATCACCGCACAGGTCGACGGGGACTTCAAAGACCCGCGTGTCGGGGGAGTCGAGCTCCTTGCACTGGCAAACAACGAGGCAACCTTCTTAGCGGAAAACGGGCGCGAGGCGCTCCCGCTCCTTGCAGACGCATTCACAAAATCAGGGGTGAAAGTGCGCTCGCTTTCCCTCCGTGAACCGACGCTGGACGATGCCTTCCTCCATGCGGTGGGGACACCTAAGGAACCGGCAGGGTTCGACCAGACAAAGTTCCGGACGATGCTGAGGAGGAGAAAATGA
- a CDS encoding ABC transporter permease — MRGVLHYIQRDFLRWVRGSVAVFSALVMPAAWLIFVGLALPIRFTDNYLDFITPGILVMTMLSAGLSGGTLLMFDKILGFLNKFLALPSPREDILYGKILFVSLRGLIQSTIILVIAVLIGATIYNPVQYGLTYLILFLFGMLIAAFATTLALYLEDHDSFAAVNTMIAMPLFFTSSALMPYNVMPGWLRTLASLNPLSYAIDAIRAVNTGVLPFVQIAALIALCFIVTVVSVHVFRRVTV, encoded by the coding sequence ATGAGGGGGGTTTTGCATTATATCCAGCGGGATTTCCTGCGCTGGGTACGGGGCAGTGTGGCGGTCTTCTCTGCCCTCGTGATGCCGGCTGCATGGCTGATCTTTGTCGGACTTGCGTTGCCCATCAGGTTCACGGACAACTACCTCGACTTCATCACGCCCGGTATCCTCGTGATGACGATGCTCTCCGCAGGTCTCTCCGGCGGGACGCTGCTGATGTTTGACAAGATCCTCGGCTTTCTCAACAAGTTCCTCGCCCTCCCCTCACCACGGGAAGACATCCTGTATGGCAAGATCCTGTTTGTGAGCCTCCGTGGGCTTATCCAGTCGACAATCATCCTTGTGATCGCCGTGCTCATCGGCGCGACCATCTACAACCCGGTCCAGTACGGGCTGACATACCTGATCCTGTTCCTGTTCGGGATGCTGATCGCTGCGTTTGCCACCACACTTGCCCTTTACCTCGAAGACCACGACTCCTTTGCCGCTGTGAATACGATGATAGCCATGCCGCTTTTTTTCACGTCAAGTGCTCTCATGCCGTACAATGTCATGCCCGGATGGCTGCGCACCCTTGCGTCACTCAACCCGTTGAGCTACGCGATCGATGCAATCCGCGCCGTCAACACGGGTGTCCTGCCGTTCGTACAGATCGCAGCGCTCATTGCCCTGTGTTTCATCGTTACCGTGGTCAGCGTCCATGTGTTCCGCAGGGTGACGGTATAG